The following coding sequences lie in one Hyphobacterium sp. CCMP332 genomic window:
- a CDS encoding GNAT family N-acetyltransferase — protein sequence MPMEISTFGPRLETDRLILRVPEERDLEPLAAAMADEETARHIGGTQSPPLVWRSIASIIGHWALRGYGFFTVEDRATGEWLGRVGPWFPHGWPQPEVGWTIKREAWGKGYASEAAARSIDWAFDTLGWDSVIHLIDEKNTGSQGVAKKLGSRNLGRKAEVAGFGMIVDVWGQSKADWVAGRG from the coding sequence ATGCCGATGGAAATTTCAACATTCGGGCCGCGCCTGGAAACAGACCGCCTGATCCTGCGCGTCCCCGAAGAGCGTGATCTGGAACCTCTGGCCGCCGCCATGGCGGACGAGGAAACCGCCCGGCACATTGGCGGCACACAATCGCCGCCTCTGGTGTGGCGCTCCATCGCCAGCATTATCGGTCACTGGGCGCTGCGCGGCTATGGATTCTTCACGGTCGAGGACCGGGCGACCGGCGAATGGCTGGGCCGGGTCGGCCCCTGGTTTCCGCATGGCTGGCCGCAGCCGGAAGTGGGCTGGACGATCAAGCGCGAGGCGTGGGGTAAGGGCTATGCCAGCGAGGCCGCTGCGCGCTCCATCGACTGGGCATTTGACACGCTCGGCTGGGACTCGGTCATCCACCTCATCGATGAGAAAAATACCGGTTCACAAGGCGTTGCGAAGAAACTCGGTTCAAGAAATCTGGGCCGCAAGGCTGAAGTGGCGGGCTTTGGCATGATCGTCGACGTCTGGGGCCAGTCGAAAGCCGACTGGGTCGCCGGACGCGGCTAG
- a CDS encoding DUF2306 domain-containing protein, which produces MNTLRHLAIGFGLVTIVVGIALIQGGIMQDGYLGAYAQEIGNMISGFNPDFAAFFRAPVIIQVHAGAALAALLLGAVQLLAPKGTIPHRTLGYTWAVLMLVTAITAIFIREINQGSFSFIHIFVPLTLMGLYGMITHARAMRTDKHRNAVLGLFLGALVVPGLFTFMPGRLLWQMFFGG; this is translated from the coding sequence ATGAATACTCTTCGCCACCTGGCCATCGGATTCGGACTGGTCACCATCGTTGTCGGCATCGCGCTCATACAGGGCGGTATCATGCAGGACGGCTATCTCGGCGCCTATGCGCAGGAGATTGGAAACATGATTTCCGGCTTTAATCCGGATTTCGCCGCGTTTTTCCGTGCGCCGGTCATTATCCAGGTCCATGCGGGCGCGGCCCTGGCGGCCCTGTTGCTCGGCGCGGTTCAGCTGCTGGCCCCGAAGGGGACGATCCCGCACCGGACGCTGGGCTATACTTGGGCGGTGCTGATGCTTGTCACTGCGATCACGGCGATTTTCATTCGCGAGATCAACCAGGGCAGCTTCAGCTTCATCCACATCTTCGTGCCGCTGACGCTGATGGGGCTGTACGGCATGATCACTCATGCCCGCGCCATGCGCACCGACAAGCACCGCAATGCGGTTCTGGGACTCTTTCTCGGCGCATTGGTCGTGCCCGGACTGTTTACCTTCATGCCCGGCCGCCTGCTGTGGCAGATGTTTTTTGGCGGGTAG
- a CDS encoding LytTR family DNA-binding domain-containing protein: protein MQKLVDWAKQHGSNYLLVAGIGTFLAILAPYNTGGLGWPWVWIYWVSLMLLGGASGNAAVWALERFAPGMPKLAAYTLVAVLVSLPVTIAVISIQAVLGPAPPLYTWPIMFGLVFVISAAVTAINYMLEGRSENAAEASAGRALTDKLPVRLRTADILALQSEDHYLRVHTARGDALILMRLSDAIAAVEGLDGAQTHRSWWVARAAIDNAAKSGGRAELTLTGGITAPVSRSFYPEIRDRGWI, encoded by the coding sequence GTGCAGAAGCTGGTCGACTGGGCGAAGCAACACGGCAGCAATTATCTGTTGGTCGCCGGGATCGGCACCTTTCTGGCGATTCTCGCCCCCTATAATACGGGCGGGCTGGGCTGGCCGTGGGTGTGGATCTACTGGGTGTCGCTGATGCTGCTCGGCGGGGCCTCCGGCAATGCTGCGGTCTGGGCTCTGGAACGGTTTGCACCCGGCATGCCGAAACTTGCGGCCTACACGCTGGTCGCCGTGCTGGTTTCGCTGCCGGTAACGATTGCCGTGATCAGCATACAGGCGGTGTTGGGCCCGGCACCACCCCTCTATACCTGGCCGATCATGTTCGGTCTGGTGTTCGTGATTTCTGCCGCCGTGACCGCCATCAATTATATGCTGGAAGGCCGAAGCGAAAACGCAGCCGAGGCCAGCGCCGGTCGGGCGCTGACCGACAAACTGCCGGTGCGGCTGAGAACCGCTGATATCCTCGCCCTGCAATCGGAAGATCATTATCTGCGGGTACATACAGCGCGCGGCGATGCGCTGATCCTGATGCGTCTGAGTGACGCGATAGCGGCCGTTGAGGGGCTGGACGGTGCGCAGACGCACCGCTCCTGGTGGGTAGCGCGTGCGGCGATTGATAATGCCGCGAAATCCGGCGGCCGCGCCGAATTGACCCTCACGGGCGGCATTACCGCACCGGTCAGCCGAAGCTTCTATCCGGAAATCCGCGACAGAGGCTGGATCTAG
- a CDS encoding TspO/MBR family protein, whose protein sequence is MAHTNRPTIIRLAVYWIIAAAMTGVISGLAFATGVVEWVYQDLQRPLLLPPVMILTWLWIAKTMMMALVLWIVDRFGHGWARRVSIGLLVLLYLASGGWLAGFVILRDVTFGFYAILGSWILTALTVFVIGRAQKFSAVLMWPIFIWTTFMLTVSFELMRLNSGLQLAGL, encoded by the coding sequence ATGGCCCATACAAACCGTCCCACAATCATACGCCTTGCCGTATACTGGATCATTGCCGCTGCGATGACCGGCGTTATTTCCGGGCTCGCCTTCGCGACCGGCGTTGTGGAATGGGTGTATCAGGATTTGCAGAGGCCCCTCTTGCTGCCACCCGTCATGATCCTGACCTGGTTGTGGATCGCCAAAACCATGATGATGGCACTGGTGCTCTGGATTGTGGACCGCTTCGGCCATGGCTGGGCCCGGCGTGTTTCCATTGGTCTCCTCGTTCTGCTCTATCTCGCTTCGGGCGGATGGCTGGCCGGGTTTGTGATCCTGCGCGATGTGACGTTCGGCTTTTACGCGATTCTCGGCAGCTGGATTCTGACGGCCCTGACCGTCTTTGTTATTGGCCGGGCCCAGAAATTCTCGGCCGTCCTGATGTGGCCCATCTTCATCTGGACGACCTTCATGCTGACGGTCTCGTTCGAGCTGATGCGACTCAATTCCGGTCTGCAACTCGCCGGGCTTTAA